The Carassius carassius chromosome 9, fCarCar2.1, whole genome shotgun sequence genome includes a region encoding these proteins:
- the LOC132148901 gene encoding hsc70-interacting protein-like isoform X1 yields the protein MDSQKVTELKAFVQLCKENPSVLHLPEMGFFKSWLQGMGANLPLPKKNDSSSCKGSCPCDGGPKAAAESEPAPPFESEESELEIDNEGVIEPDTDDPQEMGDYENLEVTDEMMDQANEKKMEAIAVLGDGDLQKAVDLFTEAIKLNPKLAILYAKRASVFVKMQKPNAAIRDCDRAISINPDSAQPYKWRGKAHRLLGHWEEAARDLVMACKLDYDEEASAMLKEVQPKANKIIEHRRKYERKREERESKARQERVKKAKEEHEKAQREEEARQQTGGARGGFPGFPGGAGFPGGAPPFGMAGLNELFNDPEVLMAMQDPEVMAAFQDVAQNPANIAKYQSNPKVMTLINKLGSKFGGQQP from the exons ATGGATTCGCAGAAAGTGACTGAGTTAAAGGCCTTTGTGCAGCTGTGCAAAGAAAATCCATCTGTGCTGCATCTGCCAGAGATGGGCTTCTTTAAGAGCTGGCTGCAGGG AATGGGAGCAAACTTACCATTACCAAAAAAGAATGACAGCTCATCGTGCAAG GGAAGCTGTCCTTGTGATGGAGGCCCCAAAGCAGCAGCAGAATCTGAACCTGCCCCGCCATTTGAGAGTGAAGAGAGTGAACTAG AAATTGACAATGAAGGAGTGATTGAGCCAGACACAGATGATCCTCAGGAGATGGGAGATTATGAAAACCTGGAG GTGACAGATGAGATGATGGACCAGGCCAATGAGAAGAAGATGGAGGCTATTGCAGTGTTGGGAGACG GTGACCTACAGAAAGCTGTAGATCTCTTCACAGAGGCCATCAAACTCAACCCCAAACTGGCCATTTTGTATGCCAAAAGAGCCAG CGTGTTTGTGAAAATGCAGAAACCCAACGCTGCCATCAGAGACTGTGACCGAGCCATCAGCATTAACCCAGACTCAGCCCAGCCTTATAAATGGAGGGGGAAGGCCCACAG ATTGCTTGGTCACTGGGAGGAGGCCGCTCGAGACTTGGTGATGGCCTGTAAGCTGGACTATGATGAAGAGGCCAGTGCCATGCTAAAAGAAGTCCAACCGAAG GCCAACAAAATCATTGAGCACCGGCGCAAATATGAGCGCAAGCGTGAAGAACGAGAGAGCAAAGCACGACAAGAACGAGTGAAGAAAGCGAAGGAGGAGCACGAGAAAGCACAGAGG GAAGAGGAAGCTAGACAACAGACCGGAGGGGCACGGGGAGGATTCCCAGGATTCCCAG GAGGTGCTGGTTTCCCAGGTGGAGCTCCTCCGTTCGGAATGGCTGGACTTAATGAGCTGTTCAATGACCCAGAGGTTCTCATGGCCATGCAG GACCCAGAGGTGATGGCAGCATTTCAGGATGTGGCGCAGAACCCCGCCAACATCGCCAAGTACCAGAGCAACCCCAAAGTCATGACCCTGATCAACAAACTCGGCTCTAAGTTTGGCGGCCAGCAGCCCTAA
- the LOC132148901 gene encoding hsc70-interacting protein-like isoform X2 — protein MDSQKVTELKAFVQLCKENPSVLHLPEMGFFKSWLQGMGANLPLPKKNDSSSCKGSCPCDGGPKAAAESEPAPPFESEESELEIDNEGVIEPDTDDPQEMGDYENLEVTDEMMDQANEKKMEAIAVLGDGDLQKAVDLFTEAIKLNPKLAILYAKRASVFVKMQKPNAAIRDCDRAISINPDSAQPYKWRGKAHRLLGHWEEAARDLVMACKLDYDEEASAMLKEVQPKANKIIEHRRKYERKREERESKARQERVKKAKEEHEKAQREEEARQQTGGARGGFPGGAGFPGGAPPFGMAGLNELFNDPEVLMAMQDPEVMAAFQDVAQNPANIAKYQSNPKVMTLINKLGSKFGGQQP, from the exons ATGGATTCGCAGAAAGTGACTGAGTTAAAGGCCTTTGTGCAGCTGTGCAAAGAAAATCCATCTGTGCTGCATCTGCCAGAGATGGGCTTCTTTAAGAGCTGGCTGCAGGG AATGGGAGCAAACTTACCATTACCAAAAAAGAATGACAGCTCATCGTGCAAG GGAAGCTGTCCTTGTGATGGAGGCCCCAAAGCAGCAGCAGAATCTGAACCTGCCCCGCCATTTGAGAGTGAAGAGAGTGAACTAG AAATTGACAATGAAGGAGTGATTGAGCCAGACACAGATGATCCTCAGGAGATGGGAGATTATGAAAACCTGGAG GTGACAGATGAGATGATGGACCAGGCCAATGAGAAGAAGATGGAGGCTATTGCAGTGTTGGGAGACG GTGACCTACAGAAAGCTGTAGATCTCTTCACAGAGGCCATCAAACTCAACCCCAAACTGGCCATTTTGTATGCCAAAAGAGCCAG CGTGTTTGTGAAAATGCAGAAACCCAACGCTGCCATCAGAGACTGTGACCGAGCCATCAGCATTAACCCAGACTCAGCCCAGCCTTATAAATGGAGGGGGAAGGCCCACAG ATTGCTTGGTCACTGGGAGGAGGCCGCTCGAGACTTGGTGATGGCCTGTAAGCTGGACTATGATGAAGAGGCCAGTGCCATGCTAAAAGAAGTCCAACCGAAG GCCAACAAAATCATTGAGCACCGGCGCAAATATGAGCGCAAGCGTGAAGAACGAGAGAGCAAAGCACGACAAGAACGAGTGAAGAAAGCGAAGGAGGAGCACGAGAAAGCACAGAGG GAAGAGGAAGCTAGACAACAGACCGGAGGGGCACGGGGAGGATTCCCAGGA GGTGCTGGTTTCCCAGGTGGAGCTCCTCCGTTCGGAATGGCTGGACTTAATGAGCTGTTCAATGACCCAGAGGTTCTCATGGCCATGCAG GACCCAGAGGTGATGGCAGCATTTCAGGATGTGGCGCAGAACCCCGCCAACATCGCCAAGTACCAGAGCAACCCCAAAGTCATGACCCTGATCAACAAACTCGGCTCTAAGTTTGGCGGCCAGCAGCCCTAA